The Streptomyces sp. NBC_01255 genome window below encodes:
- a CDS encoding 2-aminoethylphosphonate ABC transporter substrate-binding protein has protein sequence MRTYAKPIAAVTGALALASTLTACGGSSAASDEKIVTVYSADGLKGEAGDGWYDKVFKDFEKQTGITVKYVEGGSGEMVQRALREKSNTQADVIVTLPPFIQQADSKGLLQAYEPKGADQVGGGDKSGDGKWTSVVNNYFGFIHNKKELPAAPKSWEELLDAKYKNKLQYSTPGVAGDGTAVLIKAMHDFGGQEPAMEYLKKLQANNVGPSSSTSKLAPKVDKGELLVANGDVQMNFAQARSMPNLGIWFPAKGAGKPTTFALPYAAGLVDKAPHADNGKKLLDFMLSEQAQREVSAIGGGFPARKDVKPTDANAIELAKLLEGVEIFEPDWADIDKNLKTYVDGWKSATGS, from the coding sequence ATGCGTACGTACGCCAAGCCGATCGCCGCCGTCACCGGCGCACTCGCCCTCGCCTCCACGCTCACCGCCTGCGGCGGCTCCTCCGCCGCCTCCGACGAGAAGATCGTCACCGTCTACAGCGCCGACGGCCTCAAGGGCGAGGCGGGCGACGGCTGGTACGACAAGGTCTTCAAGGACTTCGAGAAGCAGACCGGCATCACGGTCAAGTACGTCGAGGGCGGCTCCGGCGAGATGGTGCAGCGCGCCCTCCGCGAGAAGAGCAACACCCAGGCCGACGTCATCGTGACCCTGCCGCCCTTCATCCAGCAGGCCGACTCCAAGGGCCTGCTCCAGGCGTACGAACCCAAGGGCGCCGACCAGGTCGGCGGCGGCGACAAGTCCGGCGACGGCAAGTGGACCTCGGTCGTCAACAACTACTTCGGCTTCATCCACAACAAGAAGGAGCTGCCGGCCGCGCCCAAGAGCTGGGAGGAGCTGCTCGACGCGAAGTACAAGAACAAGCTCCAGTACTCGACCCCCGGCGTCGCGGGCGACGGCACCGCCGTCCTCATCAAGGCCATGCACGACTTCGGCGGCCAGGAGCCGGCCATGGAGTACCTGAAGAAGCTCCAGGCCAACAACGTCGGCCCGTCCTCCTCCACCTCCAAGCTCGCCCCGAAGGTCGACAAGGGCGAGCTCCTCGTCGCCAACGGCGACGTCCAGATGAACTTCGCCCAGGCCCGGTCCATGCCGAACCTCGGCATCTGGTTCCCGGCGAAGGGCGCCGGCAAGCCGACCACCTTCGCCCTGCCGTACGCGGCGGGCCTGGTCGACAAGGCCCCGCACGCCGACAACGGCAAGAAGCTCCTCGACTTCATGCTGAGCGAGCAGGCCCAGCGCGAGGTCAGCGCGATCGGCGGCGGCTTCCCGGCCCGCAAGGACGTCAAGCCCACCGACGCCAACGCGATCGAACTCGCCAAGCTCCTCGAAGGCGTCGAGATCTTCGAGCCGGACTGGGCCGACATCGACAAGAACCTGAAGACGTACGTCGACGGGTGGAAGTCCGCGACCGGCAGCTGA
- a CDS encoding alkaline phosphatase family protein translates to MPITGISRRTVLAAAGATAAVAATGALTAPAAHAATTAAPTLPNGTSKDKVLVVGMDGLRYDRIDAAKAPHLKSLMTNGTFGRSLLYANPMAATSSGPGWSTISTGVWPDKHGVKDNTFTGKNYGQYPGFLARLHQIRPELSLFAAVDWPELDTHGTVTPGADAKLVYNNNYVVNDLVITDATEDILRNQNPDVLFVYFGETDEIGHNYGAAHSKYLDAIDVQDAYLGRLLTAIKARPAYATERWTVIVTTDHGHTDGGGHGGSAIEERRTFVLAQGPGIAAGARPIDTRLVDVAATVFHQLGIVPAASWGLDGKPIQQRSTDPFDSLYGSLTGRVDETGIPAGILGFTHTAPSGWSVVNNAMGTGGMTEWRGWSFATDEFWSRAQRDQSRELNVRARGVFAVADSDEWADKSFSGPYDSTLVTPAYSVAGATRATLDFTTFYRQEGSQTAQVLASFNGGTPTVVKSYTSDVISQPQSLTVNVPAGTSSVSFRFRYTGANNWYWTIDGVKVTAS, encoded by the coding sequence ATGCCGATCACCGGCATCTCCCGCCGCACCGTGCTCGCCGCCGCAGGCGCCACCGCGGCCGTCGCCGCCACCGGCGCGCTCACCGCCCCCGCCGCCCACGCGGCCACCACCGCCGCCCCCACGCTCCCCAACGGCACCAGCAAGGACAAGGTCCTCGTCGTCGGCATGGACGGCCTGCGGTACGACAGGATCGACGCCGCCAAGGCCCCCCACCTCAAGTCCCTGATGACGAACGGCACGTTCGGCCGCTCCCTGCTCTACGCGAACCCGATGGCCGCGACCTCCTCCGGCCCCGGCTGGTCCACCATCTCCACGGGCGTCTGGCCCGACAAGCACGGCGTGAAGGACAACACCTTCACCGGCAAGAACTACGGCCAGTACCCCGGTTTCCTGGCCCGGCTGCACCAGATCCGCCCCGAGCTCTCCCTCTTCGCCGCCGTCGACTGGCCCGAGCTGGACACCCACGGCACCGTCACCCCGGGCGCCGACGCCAAGCTCGTCTACAACAACAACTACGTGGTCAACGACCTGGTGATCACCGACGCGACGGAGGACATCCTCCGCAACCAGAACCCCGACGTCCTCTTCGTCTACTTCGGCGAGACCGACGAGATCGGTCACAACTACGGCGCCGCGCACAGCAAGTACCTCGACGCCATCGACGTCCAGGACGCCTACCTCGGCCGCCTCCTCACCGCGATCAAGGCCCGCCCCGCGTACGCCACGGAACGCTGGACGGTCATCGTCACCACCGACCACGGCCACACCGACGGCGGCGGCCACGGCGGCTCCGCCATCGAGGAGCGCCGCACCTTCGTCCTCGCCCAGGGCCCCGGCATCGCCGCCGGCGCCCGCCCGATCGACACCCGCCTCGTCGACGTCGCCGCCACCGTCTTCCACCAGCTCGGCATCGTCCCCGCCGCGTCCTGGGGCCTCGACGGCAAGCCGATCCAGCAGCGCTCGACCGACCCCTTCGACAGCCTGTACGGCTCGCTCACCGGCCGCGTCGACGAGACCGGCATCCCCGCCGGGATCCTCGGCTTCACCCACACCGCGCCCAGCGGCTGGTCCGTCGTCAACAACGCCATGGGCACCGGCGGCATGACCGAGTGGCGCGGCTGGTCCTTCGCCACCGACGAGTTCTGGTCCCGCGCCCAGCGCGACCAGTCCCGCGAGCTCAACGTCCGCGCCCGGGGCGTCTTCGCCGTCGCCGATTCCGACGAGTGGGCCGACAAGTCCTTCTCGGGTCCGTACGACTCGACCCTCGTGACCCCCGCGTACAGCGTCGCGGGCGCGACCCGGGCCACCCTCGACTTCACGACCTTCTACCGCCAGGAGGGCAGCCAGACCGCCCAGGTCCTGGCGAGCTTCAACGGCGGCACCCCGACCGTCGTCAAGAGCTACACCTCCGACGTGATCTCCCAGCCCCAGTCGCTCACCGTGAACGTCCCCGCCGGGACGTCCAGCGTGAGCTTCCGCTTCCGCTACACCGGCGCCAACAACTGGTACTGGACGATCGACGGCGTCAAGGTCACGGCTTCCTGA
- a CDS encoding HAD-IIA family hydrolase, whose amino-acid sequence MAERKPIESWLTDMDGVLIHEGVPIPGADAFIKKLRETGKPFLVLTNNSIYTARDLHARLARMGLEVPVENIWTSALATAKFLDDQRPGGTAYVIGEAGLTTALHDIGYVLTDHDPDYVVLGETRTYSFEAMTKAVRLINAGARFICTNPDETGPSLEGPLPATGSVAALITKATGKEPYFAGKPNPLMMRTGLNAIGAHSESSAMIGDRMDTDILAGLEAGMQTFLVLTGLTSQAEIDRFPFRPSKIVNSIADIVDRV is encoded by the coding sequence ATGGCAGAGCGCAAGCCGATCGAATCCTGGCTGACCGACATGGACGGCGTCCTCATCCACGAGGGCGTCCCGATCCCCGGCGCCGACGCGTTCATCAAGAAGCTGCGGGAGACCGGGAAGCCCTTCCTGGTCCTCACGAACAACTCGATCTACACGGCCCGCGACCTGCACGCCCGCCTCGCCCGCATGGGCCTCGAAGTCCCCGTCGAGAACATCTGGACCTCGGCCCTCGCCACCGCCAAGTTCCTCGACGACCAGCGCCCCGGCGGCACCGCGTACGTCATCGGCGAGGCCGGCCTCACCACCGCGCTGCACGACATCGGCTACGTCCTCACCGACCACGACCCGGACTACGTGGTCCTCGGCGAGACCCGGACGTACTCCTTCGAGGCGATGACCAAGGCCGTACGGCTCATCAACGCAGGCGCCCGCTTCATCTGCACCAACCCCGACGAGACCGGCCCCTCCCTGGAGGGCCCGCTCCCGGCCACCGGCTCCGTCGCCGCGCTCATCACGAAGGCCACCGGCAAGGAGCCGTACTTCGCGGGCAAGCCGAACCCGCTCATGATGCGCACCGGCCTCAACGCCATCGGCGCCCACTCCGAGTCCAGCGCGATGATCGGCGACCGGATGGACACCGACATCCTGGCCGGTCTGGAGGCGGGCATGCAGACCTTCCTGGTCCTGACCGGCCTGACCAGCCAGGCCGAGATCGACCGCTTCCCGTTCCGCCCGTCCAAGATCGTGAACTCGATCGCGGACATCGTCGACCGCGTGTAG